The Aeromicrobium tamlense nucleotide sequence GGCCAGGCGCAGCTCATGCAGTCGAAGCCGTCCTTCTGGTTGATCGACGTGAGCAGTCGCGCCGTGCGCGCCACGCCCATCGCGCTCAAGGCGGGACGCATCGCGTGCAGCACGCCCGGGAGGCCCGCGGCCCAGTCCTTGAGGCCGGTCACCTCGATGCCGTCGTCGTTCGGGTCCTCCACCAGCGGCTTGCGTGTCATCAGGCCTCCACCCGATCGGGACGTGAGTAGACGACCATCGACGACCCGCGCAGGAAGCCGACCACGGTCAGGCCGGCCTCCTCGCCGAGCTCGACCGCCAAGGACGAGGGAGCCGAGATCGCCGCGAGCAGCGGGGCGCCCGCCATCGACGCCTTCTGCACGAGCTCGAAGCCCGCGCGCCCCGAGACCAGCAGGACGCAGCCGGCCAGTGGCAGCTTCTCGTGCTCGAGCGCCCAGCCGACGACCTTGTCGACGGCGTTGTGGCGCCCGACGTCCTCGCGGACCACGAGCGGCTCCCCGGTGCGGCCGTCGAAGAGTCCCGCGGCGTGCAGTCCCCCGGTCTGGTCGAACACCGACTGGACGTCGCGCATGCGGTCGGGCAGGGCCGTCAGCAGCTCGGCCGGGACCGTCAGCGGGTCGGGCCCGACCTCGAAGGCGGACTTCGTGGTGACGGCGTCGATGCTGGTCTTGCCGCAGACGCCGCACGAGGAGGACGTGTAGCCGTGGCGCTCGAGGGCGAGGTGGTCGAGGTGGGCGCTGGCGTCGACCTGGACGTCCAGGACGTTGTACGTGTTGACGCCCTCGTCCGTGGCGCCGGCGCAGTAGCGCGCGGTGCGGATCTGCTCGCGCCGCGTGATGACGCCCTCGGAGACGAGGTAGCCCAGCGCCAGCTCGACGTCGTGGCCCGGCGTGCGCATGGTGACCGCGAGCGCGCGGCCGTCCACCCGGATCTCGAGTGGCTCCTCGCCGGTCAGCCGGTCCTCGCGGACGCGCGAGCGGCCGGCCTCGACCACGGTGACGCGACGGCGGACGGCGGGCTTGGTCATACGGCCACCGTATGCGAGATCGGCGGACCGGGCCGGGCGATGGGAGGCGGAGTCGGTACCCCCGCCTCGGGGGGTGTGCAGGGGCACCGACTCACGACAGACACAGCTCGGCTGGGGGACCGAGCGCTTTCCCTCCCGGCAGTCTCGAGTGGTGTGAGCTCGAGGCGCCGCGAGCCAAAAGTACCGGACTGGTACACAAGCGCGCCCGAAAATCGCACAATTTGTTCAGTCCCTGCACAAAGCCTGCAACGGCGGGGGAAAACGCACCTCAGACCGGGCGGAGGAGGCTGGTCTGGATCGAGACGACCGGCGGCACGATCGCGGACAGCCGCAGCCGGCGACGCGGTGGGGTCCGCCGGATCTCGCGGGCGACGAGCTCCTCCGCGGCGCCGATGGCGCCGACGACCTCGAGCTCGGTGGGCACGCGCACGTCGGCACCGGACGCCGCGGCGAGCTCGGCCACGCGCGCGAGGCTGCGGGCGTGGCGTTCCACCACGACATCGCGCTGGCGGCGCAAACGCTCCCCCGCGGCGTGGATCTCCACGACGAAGCTGCGCGCGAACGTCGGTCGCGCCTCGAGGCAGGCCGCGAGGCCCCGCACGCCGAGCTCGATCCGCTGCTCCCAGGCCGCGTCGTCGAGGGTCACGCCCTGGTCGCGGATGAACTGGACCAGCTGCTCGCTGATGGTCTCGTGGGCCGCGGCGAAGGCCTCCTCCTTGTCGGAGAAGCACCGGTAGAAGGTCGTGCGCGAGACGCGCGCCCGTCGGGTGATGCCCGTGACGGTGGCGCCGGCGAACCCCGCGTGCGCCACCTCGTCGGACACGGCCTGCAGGATGCGGCCGCGCTGCGAGGCGGCGACCTCGGACTCGGGGAGGGCCGCGCGCCCCCGCGGGAGTTCGAGCCGCTCCGGCAGCAGGCTCAGGGCGTCTTCGGGCACCCGGCACACATTATCCGCAGGAATCCCGGGGTGTCTCGGACTTTTCCCGCGACTGGACGCGGCCGACGACGCAGAAATGTTGCTCCGCAGGGCTTCGCACGCAACGTTTCCGGGCTGAGCACGCAAGAAATTTCCGTTGTTTGCACCCTGACCCCTGCGTAGCGTTGACTTCATGAGTTCCGTCCCCTTCCTCGACGTGGCCAACACCGTGCGCTGGGTCCGCTCGCGCGGCGCCGAGGCCGTCATCGCCGGCATGACCGACGCCGTCGAGGCCGACTTCCGCCGCTGGCCGTCGTTCGACAAGACCCCGCGCGTGGCCGCGCACTCGTCCGAGGGCGTCATCGAGCTGATGCCCACGAGCGACGGCGTCGCGTACGGCTTCAAGTACGTCAACGGGCACCCCTCGAACCCCTCGTACGGCCTCCAGACCGTCACCGCGTTCGGCGTCCTGGCCGAGGTCTCCTCCGGCTACCCGACGTTCGTGGCCGAGATGACCGTCCTGACGGCGCTGCGCACCGCCGCCACCTCGGCGATGGCGGCCCGCCACCTCGCCCGTCCGGACTCTCGCGTCATGGCGATGATCGGCACCGGCTCCCAGGCCGAGTTCCAGGCGCTCGGCATGCGTGCGGCGCTGGGCATCACGTCACTGCGCGTCTGGGACGTCGACCCCGCCGCGATGGAGAAGTTCGTCCGCAACGCCGAGCCGCTCGGCTTCGAGGTCCACGTCGCGTCCAGCGCGGCCGACGCCGTGCGCGGCGCCGACGTCATCACGACCTGCACCGCCGACAAGCAGCGCGCCCTCGTCCTCACCGACGACATGGTGGCGCCCGGCGTGCACGTCAA carries:
- a CDS encoding TetR/AcrR family transcriptional regulator, which codes for MPEDALSLLPERLELPRGRAALPESEVAASQRGRILQAVSDEVAHAGFAGATVTGITRRARVSRTTFYRCFSDKEEAFAAAHETISEQLVQFIRDQGVTLDDAAWEQRIELGVRGLAACLEARPTFARSFVVEIHAAGERLRRQRDVVVERHARSLARVAELAAASGADVRVPTELEVVGAIGAAEELVAREIRRTPPRRRLRLSAIVPPVVSIQTSLLRPV
- the fdhD gene encoding formate dehydrogenase accessory sulfurtransferase FdhD, producing MTKPAVRRRVTVVEAGRSRVREDRLTGEEPLEIRVDGRALAVTMRTPGHDVELALGYLVSEGVITRREQIRTARYCAGATDEGVNTYNVLDVQVDASAHLDHLALERHGYTSSSCGVCGKTSIDAVTTKSAFEVGPDPLTVPAELLTALPDRMRDVQSVFDQTGGLHAAGLFDGRTGEPLVVREDVGRHNAVDKVVGWALEHEKLPLAGCVLLVSGRAGFELVQKASMAGAPLLAAISAPSSLAVELGEEAGLTVVGFLRGSSMVVYSRPDRVEA
- a CDS encoding ornithine cyclodeaminase codes for the protein MSSVPFLDVANTVRWVRSRGAEAVIAGMTDAVEADFRRWPSFDKTPRVAAHSSEGVIELMPTSDGVAYGFKYVNGHPSNPSYGLQTVTAFGVLAEVSSGYPTFVAEMTVLTALRTAATSAMAARHLARPDSRVMAMIGTGSQAEFQALGMRAALGITSLRVWDVDPAAMEKFVRNAEPLGFEVHVASSAADAVRGADVITTCTADKQRALVLTDDMVAPGVHVNAIGGDCPGKTELDPAILHRADVFVEFEPQTRIEGEIQAVAADHPVTELWQVVTGQATGRRDADAVTVFDSVGFAVEDFAALRYAHESVAGTDLVGWLDLIADPADPKDLFGLVAGADVLSAAH